The genomic window AAATATGGTAACAAAAATGCAATTACAGATTTAGGTGTTTCAGCTATACTTTTATATTCGGGAATTGAAGGTGGAGTACTGAATATAAAGATAAACCTTTCAGCCTTATCAGATAGCTCGTATAAAGAGAGTATCATCAAAGAGTTAGATGGTATAGTAACAAGCTCTGAAAGGGTAAAAAAGGAGATATTAGAAGCTGTAAATAAGAGTTTATGATGGAGTGACACTTTTGTGTCACTTTTTTATTAAGGGAGGAGCATTAATGATAAAAATAGGTATCATAGGAACAAGTAAGATTAGTAATCAATTTGTAGAAGCAGCATTAAAAATAGAATCATGTTCTATAAATATGATCTACTCAAGAAATTATGAAAAAGGAAAAATATTTGGAGAAATATATGGGGTTAAAAATATAGTTACAAGTATAGAAGAGTTAGGTAAAAGTGATTTAGACATGATTTATATAGCTAGCCCAAACTCAATACATTTTTCTCAGGTTATAGAGCTTTTAAAAGCTAAAAAGAATATACTGTGCGAGAAACCTATGGGAATAAGTGAAGAAGAAGTGAATGAAATGTTTAGAGTAGCTTATGAAAACAATGTAACATTGATGGAAGCTATGAAGAATACATTTTTACCGAACTTTAAAGCAATCCAAAAGAATTTATATAAGATAGGTGAAGTTAGAGGTTTTATTGGTAATTTTTCTCAATATTCATCAAGATATACAGATTTAAAAAATGGTGATTTAACAAATATATTCGATCCCAAATTTGGTGGTGGAGCACATCTAGATATAGGAGTTTACCCTCTATATTTTGCACTTAGATTATTTGGAATCCCTAAAAAGACAGTTGGTGGAAATTATATTTTAAATAGTGGAGTACCTGGAATAGGAAGTATTATATTGGAATATAAAGATATGATTGCAAATATATTTTATTCTAAAATAACAAATAGCTATATAGGAAGTGAAATTCAAGGAGAGAAGGGGTCAATATTAATTGACAGTATTTCTAATATTAAAAACATAAGGATAATATATCATGATGGTTCTGAAGAGGGGATAACAGTTCCACAGTTAGAGAATAGTATGATATATGAATTAGAAGCTTTTCTAGATCTTTTAAAACAAAAGAAAGTAGAATCAGATGTAAACACTTGGGAAATTTCTAAAAATGTGATAAAAATAATAACAAAATAGGAGATCTATTCGGATCTCCTATTTTTTATTTTTATTCTGAAATTTCAAGAGATGAGTTTCCTATAATATTAAATATAACAGATATATTATTTTCATCTAAAGAAACAGTATTGACTTTTAAACTAGTAATATTAGATTTTAAATAAATATTTTTATCAACTTGAACATTTTCAACTTTTTTTTGAAGGAATTCTTTTGCTAAATTGATATTTTCTGATGCATTAAAAGATAGATAATTTTTAACAATTGTTTCTTTTATTTTATTTTTAAATAATTTATTAGCAATCGTTAATATGAAACTATTAGTTTCTAAGTTATAATCAAAGTTTTCGCCAGAAAGAACACCTG from Cetobacterium sp. 8H includes these protein-coding regions:
- a CDS encoding Gfo/Idh/MocA family protein yields the protein MIKIGIIGTSKISNQFVEAALKIESCSINMIYSRNYEKGKIFGEIYGVKNIVTSIEELGKSDLDMIYIASPNSIHFSQVIELLKAKKNILCEKPMGISEEEVNEMFRVAYENNVTLMEAMKNTFLPNFKAIQKNLYKIGEVRGFIGNFSQYSSRYTDLKNGDLTNIFDPKFGGGAHLDIGVYPLYFALRLFGIPKKTVGGNYILNSGVPGIGSIILEYKDMIANIFYSKITNSYIGSEIQGEKGSILIDSISNIKNIRIIYHDGSEEGITVPQLENSMIYELEAFLDLLKQKKVESDVNTWEISKNVIKIITK